A stretch of Amycolatopsis balhimycina FH 1894 DNA encodes these proteins:
- a CDS encoding NAD(P)-dependent alcohol dehydrogenase translates to MVSAVSAARKTPALRLTAWGEPPALADVDVPEPTGSEVLVRVEAAGICHSDLHVLDAAPGTLPYRPPFTLGHEIAGHVVAGGSGVTIGDRVAVHGPWGCGSCRRCATGEDNYCDRRAELAWTGAGLGRDGGMAGHVLVPHVRHLVPIGDLDATQAAPLTDAGLTPYHAVARLRLGGNASVVVVGVGGLGHVAIQILRAVTQARVLAVDVREDALSLADRSGAHRTLLARADTETVLRRETGGADAVLDFVGSDPTLRLSAGILRPGGDLVLVGSGGGKLTVGKPGPLPQGASVSLPFWGSSRELGEVIALARTGGIRVETELFPLTEAGEAFKRLREGRIQGRAVLLPG, encoded by the coding sequence ATGGTGAGCGCCGTGAGTGCGGCGCGCAAGACCCCGGCCCTGCGGCTTACGGCGTGGGGCGAGCCGCCCGCGCTCGCCGACGTCGACGTGCCCGAACCCACCGGGAGCGAGGTGCTGGTCCGCGTCGAGGCGGCCGGGATCTGCCATTCCGACCTGCACGTCCTCGACGCGGCGCCGGGCACCCTCCCCTACCGGCCGCCCTTCACCCTGGGCCACGAGATCGCCGGGCACGTCGTAGCGGGAGGCTCCGGCGTCACCATCGGCGACCGGGTCGCCGTGCACGGCCCCTGGGGCTGCGGCAGCTGCCGTCGGTGCGCGACCGGCGAGGACAACTACTGCGACCGGCGCGCCGAGCTGGCGTGGACCGGCGCGGGTCTCGGCCGCGACGGCGGGATGGCCGGCCACGTGCTGGTCCCGCACGTCCGTCACCTGGTCCCGATCGGCGACCTCGACGCCACCCAGGCGGCGCCGCTGACCGACGCCGGCCTGACGCCGTACCACGCGGTGGCCCGGTTGCGCCTGGGCGGCAACGCGTCCGTGGTGGTCGTCGGCGTCGGCGGGCTCGGGCACGTGGCGATCCAGATCCTGCGCGCGGTCACCCAGGCCCGCGTGCTCGCCGTCGACGTCCGCGAGGACGCCCTGTCCCTCGCCGACCGGTCGGGAGCCCACCGCACCCTGCTCGCGCGAGCCGACACCGAGACGGTCCTGCGTCGCGAGACCGGCGGCGCCGACGCGGTGCTCGACTTCGTCGGCAGCGACCCGACCCTGCGCCTCTCCGCGGGCATCCTGCGCCCGGGAGGCGACCTGGTGCTCGTCGGCAGCGGCGGCGGAAAGCTCACCGTCGGCAAGCCTGGCCCCCTCCCCCAGGGCGCGTCGGTGTCGCTCCCGTTCTGGGGCAGCAGCCGCGAGCTGGGCGAGGTGATCGCGCTGGCGAGGACGGGCGGAATCCGCGTGGAGACCGAACTCTTCCCCCTGACGGAAGCGGGCGAAGCGTTCAAGCGGCTGCGGGAGGGGCGCATCCAGGGCCGGGCGGTCCTCCTGCCCGGCTGA